CCCGCCAGGAATTTTGACCTGATCGTGACCGCGCTGGTCCCCTATAAGCGGGTCGATCTGGCCGTAGCGGCTTACAATCGGAACGGACTTCCCCTCAAGATCGTGGGCGACGGACCGGATTACAAGGCCCTTAAGGCGGCCGCCAAGCCCAACCTCGAATTCACCGGCGCCCTGGGCGGCAGCGATCTTCGCGAGATCTACCGGAACGCCCGGCTCTACCTCTTGCCGGGGGAAGAGGACTTCGGGATCTCCGTCGTCGAAGCCCAGGCTTGCGGGACCCCGGTCGTGGCTTTTGGCCGGGGCGGAGCCACGGAAACCGTCCTGGACGGCGTCACCGGACTCTTCTTCAAGACTCCGAATGTGGAGGGGCTTCTGGGCGCTCTTGACAAATTCCGGGGCCTGGCCTTTAATAGCCGGGCCGTTCGGGAGCATGCGCTCCTGTTCTCCGGCGACCGTTTCAAGAGCCGAATCAGCGATTTCCTCCAAGCCAAGTGGCGGGAGTCCAAGGAAAAGCCGTGATCGCCAAACATCGGGCCCGCCTGTCGGGTCTTTTTATTCTCAGCGACGTCCTGGCCATCGTCCTGTCCTTCCTCTACACATACTTATTCCGATTTTACGCCTACATCCTGCCGGTCGATCCGGTCAAAGGCGTACCCCGGATCGGGTCTTACCTGATCCTCCTGCCGATCTTTTTGGCCGCCCATCTTGGGGTCTTCTATCTGCAGGGCTTCTACAAGGCCCGCCTGCGGCGGACGAAGCTTGAGGATTTCGTCTACATCTGTTTAAACTCCCTGCTCTCGGTCATGATCGTCCTGGGCCTGTTGAGCTATTTCAACGCCTACACCCAGGGCGCCGCGCCCCTCTTCCGATTCAACCTGATTAAGCTGTCGCATGTCTTCCTAGCCATCTACGCCGTGGCCGTCGTCTTCACCATCTCCTTTTTCCGCAACCAGATCTACTACTTCATGAACCGCCGCTACGCCCGCGGCCAGAACCTGCAAAACGTCCTGATCGTCGGAGCCGGCGAACAGGGCCGCACGGTGGCCCAGAAGCTGATCGAGTATAAGGACCTGGGCTTCGTCATCAAAGGCTTCCTGGACGACGATAGGCCGGTCGGAGAGATGATCGTGGTCGACGGCGGACTGCCGGTGCTCGGCCGGGCGGCCGATATCGGGGCCGTCATCGAGGCCCAAGCCATCCAGGAAGTCTATGTCGCTCTCAGCCTGGCCAACTACGCCGAGATCGTGGAGACCCTCCAGATCGTCAACAAGTATCCGGTCAACGTCCGGATCGTGCCCGATCTATTCCAGCTTCTGACCCTTAAGGCGATGGTCCACGACCTGGACGGCTTCCCGGTCATTTCCATCGACGAGGTCCCGTTGCAGGGCGCGGCCAAGATGGTCAAACGTTCGATGGACATCGGGGTTTCGGGGCTGAGCCTCCTCTTGTTGTCCCCGGTCTTTCTGATCGTGGCCGTCCTGATCAAGCTGACCTCGCGCGGTCCCGTCTTCTATCATCAGGAGCGGGTGGGCAACGACGGCCGGCGGTTCCGCATCCACAAGTTTCGGACCATGATCTGCAACGCCGAGACGAACGGACCGCAGATGTGCCAGCCCGACGACCCCCGGATGACCCGGATCGGTCGTTTCCTGCGCAAATACAGCATCGACGAGGTGCCTCAGCTGGTCAATATTTTCAGGGGCGAGATGAGCCTGGTCGGCCCGCGGGCCGAGCGGCCCGAGTTCGTCAAGGAATTCACCGAGGCCATCCCCAAGTACATGCTCCGCCACAAGGTCCGGGCCGGCCTGACGGGTTGGGCCCAGGTCCACGGCCTGCGCCAGGACACCTCGATCGAGAAGCGGCTGGAGTATGACTTCTTCTACATCCAGAACTGGTCGCTGCTCTTCGACCTCAAGATCCTCTGGAAGACGCTCCGCGGCGGCTTCATCGACAAGAGCGTCAAGTAGGCTTCAGGCCCGTCGGGCCCGGCGTTCGCGGGCCGTCCGCAGGCCGTAGAGGAAGTAATCGACCCCCGATCCGAACGTCAGCGCCGCCGTGAGGATGTAGAACCAGGCCATCCAGCCGGGAGCTTTCCCCAAGTCGTTGAGCAGCAGGACGAGAAAGACCGTGCCCATCTGGAAAGCGGTGCTGAATTTCCCCAGGAGCGAAGGCGGAAACGTCGTCTGCCGCCAGCCCAGGTAGGCGATCAAAGCCCCGGCCGCGATCAGCAGGTCGCGGCCGAAGATAAGCAGCGTCAGAGCCAGCGGCAGAGCGTTGGGCCGGGCCAGGGGCCGTATGGTCAGGAGGATGGTAGCGGCGGCCATGAGCAGCTTGTCGCCGGCCGGGTCGAGGATCATGCCCAGCTTCGTCCGGACGTCGAGCATGCGGGCCGCCAGCCCGTCCAAAAAATCGCTGACTCCGGCGACGAAGAAGATGATCAAAGCCTCCCGCGACCGGTGGTTGAGGACGGCCCAGACGAAGACCGGGGCCAGCAGGATGCGGAAAAAACTGATTAGGTTCGGGACGGTCCACACGTCCGAGCGCAGGCCGTCGGTGCGGGCCCGTTTCATGCCGGGAGGCGCTCCCTCAACGGGCCAACCCGGCCAGCAGATCGAGAATCCGCACCGCGTCGCGGCCGGTCACCGCAAGCTCCGGTTTGAAGGTCCGGTCGGGGGCCAGCTCCATCAGGCCGTAGGCGATGGACTGGGCCACCGGCATGAAGTAGAAATGCTCTTGCGGCACATCGGCGATCCGGATGCGGTCGAGAGGGATCTGGGGCAGGATTTTGCTGCCGTTCTTCTTGAGCACCTCGATCAGCCGCGAGAGGGTCTCGGCGAACTCGGCCCGGTTCAGGGTCTTCTTGGGCTGGAAGGTGTGATTGGAATAAACCTCCAGGATGCCCAACGCCGCCACTTTGACGATGTACCGCTGGGCCCAGGAAGTCGTGATATCGACGATGACGGGCGTCTTGGGGTTGAGATCGGCTAAGATTTCCCGGAATTGGACGCCGATCAGGGCGGCCGCGTCCTCCTTGGCCAGAGACGGGGCCGAGGCGATGCCGGCGAATTGGTCGGGCAGGTCGACGACCCCCAGCCTGTTCTTAATCTGCTCGATGCGGTCCTTGGCGGCTTTTTCCTGCGGAGCCAGCGTGACGATCTGCTCGTAGATTTCGAGACTCCGCGACCATTGGCCCGATTTATACAAGGCGTCGGCGAAATCCCGCAGCAACCCCACGTCCTCGGCCCGCTCGTCTCCGGCCGCCTTCATGTGCAGATAGGCGCTGTGGAAGTCCTTTTCCTTTATGAAGAGGCGGGCCAGGGCGGTGTGGGCGCCTTTGAGCCGGGGCGAATACTCCAGGGCCTGGAGATAAGCGGACTTGCTTTTCTCCGTCTCCCCGGCCGCCGCGGCCCGCTCGGCCTCGGCCATGGCGGCGTCGGTCAGCGTCTCGGCCAGAGCCCCGGAGTTCTTCCGGGCGAAGGCGTTCTCCGGGTCTCTTTTCAGGGCCTCCAGGTACATCCGGTGGGCTTGTTCGTTTTGGCCCGTTTTCTGGTAGACCTGGCCCAAGCCCAAGTAGGAGACGATCATCTCGGGCTGCAGCTCGAGCGACCGCTGCAGGTAATCCTCGGCGGAGGGCAGGTTTTCGTCGATGATGGCGAGGTAGCCGAGGCCGGCCGCGACGAAGGGATTGTCCTGCCGGAGCTTGGCGAACAGCCGGCGGGCTTTGTCCGACCGGCCTTCGCGAAGCGCCGTCCAGGCGTCCTGGACGGCGATGCGCTCGTCCAGGGTCAGGCTGGCCGCCGCGCCCGGCGAGGGAGGCTCGATGTAAATATTCGGCCGAACGATCGGCCCCGTCATGCAGGCGGCCAGGCCGCCCAGGATCAGGGCGATCAGCAGGATCGGTTTCCTCATCAAAGCTCTCCTCGTCCGCCTTCGATATAAGGGAGATAGGATATCATGCCTTTGGGATCTGCCATGACCCGCACCTCATAATAATCCCCGTGCTCCTGCTTTTTCAAGATCAGAGTCCAGCGGGCCAGGGAGTCGAGGAGGCCGACCCGGTCCCGCGGGATGCGCAGATCGAAAGTCTTGAGGCCGCGGTATAGGAGAGGCCGCAGCCGCCGTTCCAGGGCATCCAGGCCGTCTCCAGTCCGGGCCGAAAGGTAAACGGAGTCGGATTCGGGCCCGTCGTTGCGGGCCAGCCAGGCCTCGGCGTCGGGCAGGCGGTCGATCTTGTTGTAGACGAGCAGGCGCGGGATGTCGCCGGCCCCGATTTCGTCCAGGATTCGGGTCACGGCCTCGGCCTGGGATTCGGACCCCTCGGACCCGTGGTCGATGATGTGCAAGATGACGTCGGATTCCAGGACCTCTTCCAGAGTGGCCTTGAACGAGGTGACCAATTGCGGCGGCAGCTTGCGGATGAAGCCGACCGTATCGCTGAGGAAATAGAGCAGACCGTCCGCCAGCTGGACCCGCCGGACGAGAGGGTCCAGGGTGGCGAACAACTGGGGCGAGGTCCAGGTCGACTCCCCGGCCAGGCGGTTGAACAAGGTCGACTTGCCGACGCTCGTGTAGCCGACCAGCGCCACGAGGGGGATAAGGCTCTTGCGGCGGCTCTGCCGCTGGCCCGCCCGGCGGGTCTGCAGGCCGCGGATCTGGTCCTTGATGCGGGACATCCGCAGCTCGATCCGGCGGCGGTCGACCTCGAGCTTCGTCTCGCCCGGGCCGCGCGTGCCGATGCCGCCGCCCAGCCGGGACATCTGGATGCCCTTCCCGCCCAGCCGCGGCAGGAGATAGCTCAACTGGGCCAGCTCGACCTGGAGCTTGCCCTCGGTCGAGCGGGCTCGGCGGGCGAAGATGTCCAGGATGACCTGGGTCCGGTCGATGACCCGCACACCCAGCTCCTTCTCCAAGTTCCGTCCCTGGCTGGGGCTCAAGCTGACGTCGAAGACGACCAAATCAGCGTCCTTGTCCTCGACCAGCCAGCCGATCTCCTCGGCCTTGCCCTCGCCGATATAGGTCTTGGGGTTGATCGAGGGGCGGATCTGCAGGACCGACTCCAGGACTACGGCGCCGGCGGCCCGGACGAGCCCCCCAAGCTCCGCCAGCGATTCCTCGGCTTCAATCTTTTCCCTGGCGTTGCGGGCCAGGCTGACCAAGACGGCTTTTTCCATGTTCACCTCAAGCTCGATTCGATGAAAGCGGCGACCCCGTCGACGTCGTCGGCGGCAAACCAGTGCAGATCTTCCATGCGCCGGAACCAGGTCATCTGGCGCTTGGCGTAGCGGCGGGTATCCATGGCGGTCCGGGCGGCGGCCTCCGCGGCCGGGATCTCGCCGTGCAGGACCGCCAGGGCGTGGCGATAGCCGAGAGCCCGGAAGGGCGGGGCCGACTCGTCCAAGCCCGAGGCTAAAAGCCCCCTCACCTCGTCCAAAAGCCCGCCTTCGAACATGCGGGCGATCCGGGCCTCGATCCGCCGGCAGAGCTCGGCCCGCTCCCGCTCCAGCCCGATCCGGATCGTCCGGTAGCCGGGGACGAATCCAGCGGTGCGGCGGAAATGCTCGGACAATGCGATCCCGGTCACGGCCTGAACTTCCAAGGCCCTGATGATGCGGATGCGGTCGCGGCGGCCGATCTTGGCGGCATAAACGGGATCGACGGCCTCCAGCCGGGCGTAGAGGGCCTCCAGGCCGTTCCGCCGCAAATCCTCCTCCAAGGCCGATCGGACGGCATCCTCCCGGCCCGGGCCCGGGAACAATCCGTCGAGGAGGGCCTTGACGTAAAGGCCCGTCCCGCCGACGACCATCGGCAGGCGGCCGCGGGCCGTGATGTCGAAGATCGCCTCGGAGGCCAGGGCGGCGAAGTCGGCGGCCGTGAATTGATCCCGACCGTCCCGGATGTCGAGCAGATGATGAGGGACGCGGCGGCGCTCTTCCGGGCCGGGCTTGTCGGTGCCGATGTCGAAGCCGCGATAGACCTGCATCGAGTCGCAGTTGACGATCTCGCCGCCGAACCGCTCAGCCAGGGAGACGGCTAGGGCGGTCTTGCCGACCGCGGTCGGGCCGACCACGAGGACCAGGACGCGGCCGTCAGAGGACGATGCGGATGAAGGCATAGGCCGCCAGGAGAGTCAGAAAGATGAGTCCGGCCAGGATCTGACGCCGGTTCATGGGGCGCCGACTTTTTCGAGGGCCAGCACCAGGGCGCTTTCGTGCCGGGCGCCGAGGGCCTTGCGCACCGCCAGGACTTCGGCCATCAGGATTTCTTCATAGCCGCGGAGCAGGGCTTTGCGGAGCTCCTCAGGGATGTGCGGCGAGCCCGGTTTGAGGGCGGGATCGGCCTCGATTCGGCCGTCGGGCAGGAGGGACGCCTTCTGGAATAGGGGGCCGAGCCCGGGTCGGACCTCCTCGATGGATCGGGCCACGATGGTCCGCCCCAAGGGGCCGATCTCCTTGGTCACGAAGCGATAAAGAAAGGCGCATTTCTCGTTCAGGTTCTCGACCGCCCGGCCGTTGCCGTCGGCGCTATCCTCGCCGCGCGGCCGGCGGGGCTCCCCCTCGGCCGGCCCGGCGACGCCGAGGGCGAAGAAGGCGAACAGGATCTTGCGGGCTTCCAAGCGCCCGATCTCGCAGGCCTCGCCGAAGGCTTTCAGGTTGGCGACGCAGCCGATGACTTGGAGGGCGTACCGCTCGTGCGGCTCCCAAACGATCCGGTTCAAATGGGCCGGGGCGAAGACGCGGATGGGGACCGTTTCGTCCGGCAGGAAGCGATCCATGACGGCGAGGCATCGCATCTGGCGGACGCCCTGCAGAATGAGCTCCTGGGCGGGCAATAGGCCCAGCCGTTCCCGGACGGGAAGCCCCGCCTCGGTGTCGAGGGCCCAGACGCCGGCCTCCCAGTCGAACAGGGGAAAGATCCGGCGGGCGTAGAACGATTCCAGAAGACTCCAGAGGGCCTGCGGCGAGATCAAGCCGAGGTCGCCGAGGGCCCGGAACGGCGAGACGTCCCCGGCCTTGGCCGCGCGGACGCACGTCTTGGCCTGCTCGGCCGTCAGAAAATTCTTTTTGACCAGGGCGGCCAGAAAGTCCTTCTCGGATAGGCCCTCCCGCTCGACCACGATGTCGCCGTTCTCGAGGTGGAGGGTTTTCTCGGCGCCGCCGTTGCGGAGGCACAGGCGGCCGGTCGTCCCCGCCCGCCAGAGATCGAAGAGCAGGCGGGCGAAAGGCGATTCGAGAAGCGATCCTTCCCGCGGGAGGGGGGCCGTCATGCCTCTAATCTATCCCAACGCGGGGTCCGGCCTCAAGCGCGCGGCTTGCGCTCCTCGCGCTCCAGCTTGCCGTCGCGGATGAAGAGGATTCGCTGGGTCTGGTCGGCCACGTCCCGATCGTGAGTGACCAGGATGATGGTGTTGCCCTCGGCGTGGAGCTTATGTAAGAGGTTGAGGATCTCCTGGCCGGTTTTGGAGTCGAGATTTCCGGTCGGCTCGTCGGCCAGGATGAGCGAAGGCTCGTTGACCAGAGCTCGGGCGATAGCCACCCGCTGGCGCTCGCCGCCCGACAGCTCGGGCGGACGGTGGGTCATCCGGTTGGTCATATCGACCTGGGCCAGGGCGGCCTTGACTCGGGTCTCGCGGTCTTTTTTATGGGTGCCCCTGTAGATCAGCGGCAGCTCGACGTTGCGGAAGGCCGTGGCCCGCGGCAGGAGGTTGAAAACTTGGAAGACGAAGCCGATCTCGCGGTTGCGGATCTCGGCCAGCTCGTTCTCGGTCATCCGGCTGGCCAGCTTTCCGTTCAGGAAATACTGCCCGCTGGTGGGCGAATCCAGGCAGCCGAGCAGGTTCATCAGGGTGCTCTTGCCGGATCCGGAGGGTCCCATGATGGAGATGAGCTCGCCGCGTTTGACCTCGAAATTGACCCCGCAAAGCGCCTCGACCTTGGTCTTGCCCAGGTCGTAAATCTTGCCGAGATTCTCTACCTTGATGACGATGCCGTTCGGTTCGGTCATTTGGTCTTCTTGGCCTCGATCTTTTCATCGATCTTGATCAGGTCGCCGTCCTTGAGCAGGCGCAGGGCGTCGTAGGGGCCGGCGATGATCTCCTGGCCTTCCTTGAGCCCGGACTTGATTTCGATCTCCAGCTCGCCGGTGATGCCCTTGACGACCGGGACGAACTTGGCCCGGCCGGCATCGACGATGAAGAGGCCCTCCTCCTCGACCGTCTTCTTGTCCGCCTTGATCGTCACGCCGTCCGCGCCCTTCTTTTCCCGTAGAACCAGGGCGGAGATGGGGACGGCCAGGACGTCCTTCTTCTCGGCCGCGATGATGTCGGCCGAGGCGGACAGTCCGGGCTTGAGCTGCTTGGGGTCCTCCAGCGTCACCACGACCTTGAAGTCCCGGGACTCCTGGGTCGAGGCGGTGGCGGCGGTCTTCTGCAGGGCCGAGCTGCCGATCTCCGTCACCAGGCCCTTGAAGACCCGGTCGGGAAAGGCGTCTACCCGGACGTTGGCCGTCTGGCCGAGCTTGACGCCGATGACATCGGTCTCGTCGACCTCGACCTCGACCTCCATCACCGACAGGTCGGCGATGGTCATCAGGACGGTGCCCGGGTTGTTCATGGTCCCGATGATGGCCACTTCGCCCTCTTCGACCCGCAGGCTGGTGATGATGCCGTCGATCGGGGCCGAGAAGACCGTCTTGGAGAGATTGTCCAGGGTGCTCTTCAGCGAGGCCTGGGCCTGCTGGATCTGGAAGCTGATGGCCTTGAAGGAGGCGTCGGCGATCTCGAGCTGGACCTTGGACTGCTCCAGCTGCTCCTTGGAGATGAGCTGGTTGTCATAGAGGTTCTTCTGCCGGGCGTAGGCGTCCTGGTTGCGCTTGAGGGTCGCCTCGGCTTTGATCTCTTCGGTCTTGGTCGATTGGATGAAGGCCCGATCCCGATCGGCGTTGGCCTCGTACTGGGAGGCGTCCAATTGGAGCAGGAACTCGCCGCGCTTGACCTCCTGGCCCTCGACCACCCCGATCTTCAGGATGCGGCCGGGGATCTGAGCGCTGATGTTGATGTTCTTCTTGGGCTTGATCTCGCCCGAGGCCGAGATGAGCTCGGTCAGGTCGGTCCGTTTGACCTTCTCGACCGTGGCCTTGACCGGCTTTTCGGCCTTCGAACGGAGGGTCGAGAAGGCGATCAGACCGACGATGACGACCGCGACGGCGATCAGGATGGTTCTCTTCTTCATGGCAGGCACAACTCCAGAAAAGGGCGATAATCATAGTCTAATACGGGGTTCAAATCAAAAGGTTTGGCTCGGGGGACGGGGGTTCGCTCTGGCGGAAATATTTACGCCGTTACGGCTCGGTTTTCTCGGCGGCTCGGAACTCGCGTCCCGCATTCGATCTAACGGACACCGCCCGGGACGCTCAGACATCCTCGCCGGCCGGCCTCATTCCGGGCCGGCTTCCCTCGGCACCTGCCGGAGCCGCATGACGAATCCTCCCCTGTTATAGGGGAGGTAGGAGGGGTAATACCAATAAAAAGAGCCGGAATGCGGCTCCGCATTGGCGATATTTCCGCCCTCGCGACGACGGGCGAGGCGCTGGTCGTTACGAGGACGGCGAAGCGACCGCATCGGCGCTCACCCCCGCCCCCCTCGTCAAAGTCGAAGAAGCTCTTTGTAATTATCGGATTGAATTTTAAGCGTAATGCTCTTTTATTGGTTCTTCGCCAAATTCTGGGGAGACCAAGCGGTTCCGGGTGTCGGCCAACGGCCAGGCTTTGCGCGGTCCTCGATGGGACGATTGCTTCAACGGTCCCCGCGAGGGCGAAATCGCGAAGGAAAAGCTTTTTATTCCGAAGGCGCACAACACTTTTATTCTCATTGATATCACCACCCCTACCCCGCCTTCGAAGGCGGGGATATGTAAGCGCCTTCGGCTGCATGTGCCGAGGGCTGTTTGAGCACGCGACGATCCAACGGAATCGAAAAGGAGTGGGTGGTCAAGAAGACCGGGTGATCAAGAATGCGCAGTTCCGAGGCGCCGAAGAGAACTGTGGGAAAAGGCGAGAAGAGGCCGAAGCCGCCGGGCTGATACTCCGAACCGCCCTCCCCGGAATTGGCCGATGACCTTTATTATTGCCAAGGCAGGCGGTTTAAATCGACGTTGCCGCCGGAGATGATGACCCCGATCCGCGCGCCGGGGGCCTCGAATCCTTTCTCCCAAAGCGCAGCGAGCGGCACGGCGCTCGACGGCTCGATGACGATCTTGGCCCGCTCCCAGACGAAGCGCATGGCCTCGATGATGGCCGCTTCGGAAACCGTGACGATCCGCTCGACGAGGTCGCGGATGATTGGATAAGTGTTGTCGCCGAGCGAGGTCAGCAGGCCGTCGGCGATCGTCTTGGGGCTGAGGGAGGGGAGGATGCGGCCGGCCTGGATCGAGCGATAAGCGTCGTCGGCGGCCTTGGGTTCCGCCGCCACGATCCGGGTTTTAGGCGCTAAGGCGGAAACGGCCACGGCCGTCCCGCTCATGAGGCCGCCGCCTCCGATCGGGGCCATGACGACGTCGAGACCGGGGATTTCCTCCAGGAGCTCCATCGCCGCCGTCCCCTGGCCGGCGATGACCAGCGGATCGTTCGAGGGATGGACGAAGGCCGCTCCCGTTTCCTTGACGACTTCGGCCAGCGCCGCCTCGCGGGCCTCGTTGGTCGGCTCGCAATAAACGATCCGAGCTCCGTAACCCGCCACGGCCGCTTTCTTCACGGCCGGCGCGTTGGACGGCATGACGATGACGGCGGGGACGCCGTGCATGCGGGCAGCCAGGGTCAGCGCCTGGGCGTGGTTGCCCGAGGAATGCGTCGCGACCCCGCGAGCCGCATCCCGATCGCTCAAAGAGAAGACCGCGTTCACCGCACCGCGGAATTTAAAGGCCCCGACCTTTTGGAAGTTCTCGCACTTTAAGAACAGCGAAGCATTAAGCCGCTTATCGAGGGCGTTACAGGTCAACACTGGGGTGCGGTGGGCATAGGGGCGGATGCGTTCGGCCGCCCGCCGGACGTCGTCGATCGTGGGCTGGGTCATGGCATCCCCCATTCAGGAATTGAGGACGATGCGTTGTCCGAGTCCGCGCCGGACGGCCTCCAGATAAGCCGCGGCCGCGGCCGCCGTATCCTGCAGCGCGGTTCCCGTCGAATCGAAGATCGTGATCTCTTCGTCCGACGTCCGGCCGGGAATTCGGCCGGCGATGAGGTCGCCCAGTTCGCCGCGGACGTTGTCGATCGTCAAAAGCCCCGCATCCAAGGCGTGGTGGAGCTCGCCGACATGGGCGCTCTGGTCCAGGATGTCGACAAAGACCGAGGCGTCCGCCAGCAGGGCCGGGTCTAGCTCCCGCTTGTCCGGGCTGTCCGCTCCCACGGCGGCGATGAACGTGCCCGGCCGAACGAACGCTCGCATGAGATAGGGCTTCCGGGACGGCGTGCAGGTCACGATGATTTGACTATGTCGGGCGGCGCTCTCCAATTCGGGGGCGGGGACCACCTCGAGGCCCAGCTCGGCGGACATGTCGGCGGCGAAGACGCGGGCCGTCTCGGCTGAGGCGTCGTAGGCGAAAGCCCTGACGAGGTTGGGCCTGACAAGCTTCAGGGCCCGCAATTGAACCCGGCCTTGGTTGCCGCAGCCGCAGATCGTCGCCGTATCCGCGTCGGCCCGGGCCAAGCGCTTGGCGGCGGCAGCCGTGGCCGCGCCTGTCCGCAGGATGGTGATCTCGATCGAATCCATGACCGCCAGCGGCGTTCCGTTCGTCCCGTCGAACAGGATGATGACGCCCTGGATGGCCGGCAGGCCGAACAGCTCTTTGTTGCGGAAGAAGCCGCCGTTGGCCTTGAGGCCGACGTAGGTCCGGTCGTCGAGTCGCAGCCCTCCGCCTTTGATGTGGAATTCCCCGCCGTCGGCGTCGATATGCATCAGGCCGGGCGCCAGCGCTTTTCCATCGGCCCGCATCCGAAAGGCTTCTTCCACCGCAGGGATGCAGTCAGCCAGCGTCAGGACCGAGGCGATCTCGGATCGTCGCAGAAGAAGGAGACTCGGGTTCATCGGCGGCCTCGCACGGGGATTGGGAAAGCCGATTCGAGTATATCGTCCCGGCGGATAGGGTTCAAGGGCGGGGCCGCCGCCCGCCCGCGGGCTTGACTCCCCATCCCGCCGGGCTTAGACTCCCCGAAAAAGGGAAGAGAATGGAGGTC
The DNA window shown above is from Candidatus Aminicenantes bacterium and carries:
- a CDS encoding undecaprenyl-phosphate glucose phosphotransferase, translating into MIAKHRARLSGLFILSDVLAIVLSFLYTYLFRFYAYILPVDPVKGVPRIGSYLILLPIFLAAHLGVFYLQGFYKARLRRTKLEDFVYICLNSLLSVMIVLGLLSYFNAYTQGAAPLFRFNLIKLSHVFLAIYAVAVVFTISFFRNQIYYFMNRRYARGQNLQNVLIVGAGEQGRTVAQKLIEYKDLGFVIKGFLDDDRPVGEMIVVDGGLPVLGRAADIGAVIEAQAIQEVYVALSLANYAEIVETLQIVNKYPVNVRIVPDLFQLLTLKAMVHDLDGFPVISIDEVPLQGAAKMVKRSMDIGVSGLSLLLLSPVFLIVAVLIKLTSRGPVFYHQERVGNDGRRFRIHKFRTMICNAETNGPQMCQPDDPRMTRIGRFLRKYSIDEVPQLVNIFRGEMSLVGPRAERPEFVKEFTEAIPKYMLRHKVRAGLTGWAQVHGLRQDTSIEKRLEYDFFYIQNWSLLFDLKILWKTLRGGFIDKSVK
- a CDS encoding CDP-alcohol phosphatidyltransferase family protein yields the protein MKRARTDGLRSDVWTVPNLISFFRILLAPVFVWAVLNHRSREALIIFFVAGVSDFLDGLAARMLDVRTKLGMILDPAGDKLLMAAATILLTIRPLARPNALPLALTLLIFGRDLLIAAGALIAYLGWRQTTFPPSLLGKFSTAFQMGTVFLVLLLNDLGKAPGWMAWFYILTAALTFGSGVDYFLYGLRTARERRARRA
- a CDS encoding S-layer homology domain-containing protein, which produces MRKPILLIALILGGLAACMTGPIVRPNIYIEPPSPGAAASLTLDERIAVQDAWTALREGRSDKARRLFAKLRQDNPFVAAGLGYLAIIDENLPSAEDYLQRSLELQPEMIVSYLGLGQVYQKTGQNEQAHRMYLEALKRDPENAFARKNSGALAETLTDAAMAEAERAAAAGETEKSKSAYLQALEYSPRLKGAHTALARLFIKEKDFHSAYLHMKAAGDERAEDVGLLRDFADALYKSGQWSRSLEIYEQIVTLAPQEKAAKDRIEQIKNRLGVVDLPDQFAGIASAPSLAKEDAAALIGVQFREILADLNPKTPVIVDITTSWAQRYIVKVAALGILEVYSNHTFQPKKTLNRAEFAETLSRLIEVLKKNGSKILPQIPLDRIRIADVPQEHFYFMPVAQSIAYGLMELAPDRTFKPELAVTGRDAVRILDLLAGLAR
- the hflX gene encoding GTPase HflX, which translates into the protein MEKAVLVSLARNAREKIEAEESLAELGGLVRAAGAVVLESVLQIRPSINPKTYIGEGKAEEIGWLVEDKDADLVVFDVSLSPSQGRNLEKELGVRVIDRTQVILDIFARRARSTEGKLQVELAQLSYLLPRLGGKGIQMSRLGGGIGTRGPGETKLEVDRRRIELRMSRIKDQIRGLQTRRAGQRQSRRKSLIPLVALVGYTSVGKSTLFNRLAGESTWTSPQLFATLDPLVRRVQLADGLLYFLSDTVGFIRKLPPQLVTSFKATLEEVLESDVILHIIDHGSEGSESQAEAVTRILDEIGAGDIPRLLVYNKIDRLPDAEAWLARNDGPESDSVYLSARTGDGLDALERRLRPLLYRGLKTFDLRIPRDRVGLLDSLARWTLILKKQEHGDYYEVRVMADPKGMISYLPYIEGGRGEL
- the miaA gene encoding tRNA (adenosine(37)-N6)-dimethylallyltransferase MiaA — protein: MPSSASSSDGRVLVLVVGPTAVGKTALAVSLAERFGGEIVNCDSMQVYRGFDIGTDKPGPEERRRVPHHLLDIRDGRDQFTAADFAALASEAIFDITARGRLPMVVGGTGLYVKALLDGLFPGPGREDAVRSALEEDLRRNGLEALYARLEAVDPVYAAKIGRRDRIRIIRALEVQAVTGIALSEHFRRTAGFVPGYRTIRIGLERERAELCRRIEARIARMFEGGLLDEVRGLLASGLDESAPPFRALGYRHALAVLHGEIPAAEAAARTAMDTRRYAKRQMTWFRRMEDLHWFAADDVDGVAAFIESSLR
- a CDS encoding ABC transporter ATP-binding protein encodes the protein MTEPNGIVIKVENLGKIYDLGKTKVEALCGVNFEVKRGELISIMGPSGSGKSTLMNLLGCLDSPTSGQYFLNGKLASRMTENELAEIRNREIGFVFQVFNLLPRATAFRNVELPLIYRGTHKKDRETRVKAALAQVDMTNRMTHRPPELSGGERQRVAIARALVNEPSLILADEPTGNLDSKTGQEILNLLHKLHAEGNTIILVTHDRDVADQTQRILFIRDGKLEREERKPRA
- a CDS encoding efflux RND transporter periplasmic adaptor subunit; its protein translation is MKKRTILIAVAVVIVGLIAFSTLRSKAEKPVKATVEKVKRTDLTELISASGEIKPKKNINISAQIPGRILKIGVVEGQEVKRGEFLLQLDASQYEANADRDRAFIQSTKTEEIKAEATLKRNQDAYARQKNLYDNQLISKEQLEQSKVQLEIADASFKAISFQIQQAQASLKSTLDNLSKTVFSAPIDGIITSLRVEEGEVAIIGTMNNPGTVLMTIADLSVMEVEVEVDETDVIGVKLGQTANVRVDAFPDRVFKGLVTEIGSSALQKTAATASTQESRDFKVVVTLEDPKQLKPGLSASADIIAAEKKDVLAVPISALVLREKKGADGVTIKADKKTVEEEGLFIVDAGRAKFVPVVKGITGELEIEIKSGLKEGQEIIAGPYDALRLLKDGDLIKIDEKIEAKKTK
- a CDS encoding pyridoxal-phosphate dependent enzyme; amino-acid sequence: MTQPTIDDVRRAAERIRPYAHRTPVLTCNALDKRLNASLFLKCENFQKVGAFKFRGAVNAVFSLSDRDAARGVATHSSGNHAQALTLAARMHGVPAVIVMPSNAPAVKKAAVAGYGARIVYCEPTNEAREAALAEVVKETGAAFVHPSNDPLVIAGQGTAAMELLEEIPGLDVVMAPIGGGGLMSGTAVAVSALAPKTRIVAAEPKAADDAYRSIQAGRILPSLSPKTIADGLLTSLGDNTYPIIRDLVERIVTVSEAAIIEAMRFVWERAKIVIEPSSAVPLAALWEKGFEAPGARIGVIISGGNVDLNRLPWQ
- a CDS encoding ornithine cyclodeaminase family protein; protein product: MNPSLLLLRRSEIASVLTLADCIPAVEEAFRMRADGKALAPGLMHIDADGGEFHIKGGGLRLDDRTYVGLKANGGFFRNKELFGLPAIQGVIILFDGTNGTPLAVMDSIEITILRTGAATAAAAKRLARADADTATICGCGNQGRVQLRALKLVRPNLVRAFAYDASAETARVFAADMSAELGLEVVPAPELESAARHSQIIVTCTPSRKPYLMRAFVRPGTFIAAVGADSPDKRELDPALLADASVFVDILDQSAHVGELHHALDAGLLTIDNVRGELGDLIAGRIPGRTSDEEITIFDSTGTALQDTAAAAAAYLEAVRRGLGQRIVLNS